A genomic stretch from uncultured Pseudodesulfovibrio sp. includes:
- a CDS encoding VOC family protein, with product MPHYIGINHLAMVTGDMDGTIRFWRDLLGMRLVAGLGRPGYRHYFLEISEQDMIAFFEWPDVQQLEERDHGFPVKGKVAFDHISFGVASDDDLWEIKDKLEAADFWCSEVVDHGFIHSIYAFDPNNIPIEFSAPVRGVDLRKTPIMADSDPSVEARKGAEMQPGVWPAVIHPTPADERDVYEGEGRKVVEALRERNEE from the coding sequence ATGCCTCACTACATCGGCATTAATCATCTGGCCATGGTGACCGGCGACATGGACGGCACTATTCGGTTCTGGCGCGACCTGCTCGGCATGCGTCTGGTGGCCGGACTCGGTCGTCCAGGATATCGCCATTATTTTCTCGAAATTTCCGAACAGGACATGATCGCCTTTTTCGAGTGGCCGGATGTTCAACAGCTTGAGGAACGCGATCACGGGTTTCCTGTCAAAGGGAAGGTCGCTTTTGATCATATATCCTTTGGTGTGGCCTCGGACGATGATCTGTGGGAAATCAAGGACAAGCTGGAAGCTGCTGATTTCTGGTGTTCCGAAGTGGTGGACCATGGGTTTATTCATTCAATCTATGCCTTTGACCCAAATAATATCCCTATAGAATTCAGTGCGCCAGTGAGAGGCGTGGACCTGCGAAAGACCCCTATCATGGCGGATTCAGACCCCAGTGTAGAAGCTCGAAAGGGTGCTGAAATGCAACCCGGTGTCTGGCCTGCGGTCATACACCCGACTCCTGCTGACGAACGTGACGTGTACGAAGGGGAAGGTCGGAAAGTGGTGGAAGCATTACGGGAAAGGAACGAGGAATAG
- a CDS encoding epoxyqueuosine reductase QueH: MKRVLLHICCGPCSITTIKTLQDQGHDVTGLFYNPNIHPLMEYVKRRDGCLEVAGKLGINIIVKDNEYVPQEWFRSVAYRENNRCFHCYAGRMERTSQIARKGGFDFFTTTLLYSKYQKHDDISKLGQDLQSEKTRFLYHDFREGWQDGIETSKQWGIYRQQYCGCLYSENERYQRELGK, from the coding sequence ATGAAAAGAGTTCTTCTTCACATATGTTGTGGTCCGTGTTCCATTACCACCATTAAAACCCTGCAGGATCAGGGGCATGATGTGACTGGCCTGTTCTACAACCCGAACATTCACCCCTTGATGGAATATGTGAAACGGCGTGATGGCTGCCTGGAAGTTGCAGGGAAGCTCGGTATAAACATCATCGTCAAAGATAACGAGTATGTCCCTCAGGAGTGGTTTCGCAGTGTGGCTTATCGCGAAAACAATCGCTGTTTTCACTGCTATGCGGGCCGCATGGAACGTACTTCACAGATTGCCAGGAAAGGTGGGTTCGATTTCTTTACCACCACGCTGCTGTATTCCAAATATCAGAAGCATGACGATATCTCGAAGTTGGGGCAGGATCTTCAGTCCGAGAAAACGCGCTTTCTGTATCATGATTTTCGTGAAGGCTGGCAGGATGGTATTGAAACCTCCAAGCAATGGGGGATTTATCGCCAACAGTATTGCGGTTGTCTCTATAGCGAGAATGAGCGCTATCAGCGGGAACTCGGGAAATAG
- the aspS gene encoding aspartate--tRNA ligase: protein MSEHQEERDYEEFRVIEDLAGWRRTHHNNQLTAANMDEEVCLMGWVQFRRDHGGLIFLDLRDREGLTQVVFNPEENAEVHERAHAIRPEYVIAIKGKVRPRPEGMANPNMVTGEVEIEVFEYKLLNTSDTPPFPIEDRVEVGENLRLKYRFLDLRRPSLAKNFIIRNKAAQSVRRYLDARGFLEVETPVLTKSTPEGARDFLVPSRVNQGEFYALPQSPQLFKQMLMVSGMDRYFQIVKCFRDEDLRADRQPEFTQIDIEMSFTDEALIQDLAEGMVKTLFKETIDVELPAEFPRMSFADAMNFYGVDKPDLRFGLKHIDITDVFKNSGFKVFASSELVKVMLVPGGAALSRKEIDQYTKFVEIYGSKGLAWIKVKEDGEWQSPIVKFFSEEEIAELRSRTNCQPGDILFFQAGPADIANAALGNLRCEIAKDMNLIDDSVFKPVWITDFPLLEYDADEKRYVARHHPFTSALPEQMEVLEKDPGNAIARAYDLVMNGYEVGGGSIRIHTPEQQKHMFAALGINEEEAREKFGFLMDALKFGAPPHGGIAFGLDRLIMILTGSKSIRDVIAFPKTQKATCLMTEAPSEVPSKQLRDLGIRLREKKKEE from the coding sequence ATGTCTGAACATCAGGAAGAACGGGACTACGAAGAATTTCGTGTCATTGAAGACTTGGCCGGTTGGCGCCGCACACATCACAACAATCAGTTGACTGCCGCCAATATGGACGAGGAAGTCTGTCTCATGGGCTGGGTCCAGTTCCGGCGCGACCATGGCGGCTTGATTTTCCTCGACTTGCGCGACCGCGAAGGGTTGACCCAGGTGGTTTTCAATCCTGAAGAAAATGCCGAGGTGCACGAACGCGCCCACGCCATTCGTCCCGAGTACGTGATAGCCATCAAGGGCAAGGTTCGTCCCCGCCCCGAAGGCATGGCCAATCCGAATATGGTGACAGGCGAAGTGGAGATCGAGGTCTTTGAGTACAAGCTGCTCAACACTTCTGATACCCCGCCGTTCCCCATCGAGGACCGCGTTGAAGTGGGCGAGAACCTGCGTCTCAAGTACCGCTTCCTCGATTTGCGCCGTCCCTCGCTGGCAAAGAATTTCATCATTCGCAACAAGGCTGCCCAGTCTGTTCGTCGTTATCTGGACGCACGCGGTTTCCTTGAGGTCGAGACCCCGGTACTGACCAAGTCCACTCCGGAAGGGGCGCGTGACTTCCTGGTGCCGAGCCGTGTCAATCAGGGAGAGTTTTACGCCCTGCCTCAGTCTCCGCAGTTGTTCAAGCAGATGCTCATGGTTTCCGGCATGGATCGGTATTTCCAGATCGTCAAATGCTTTCGCGACGAGGACCTGCGTGCCGACCGTCAGCCGGAGTTCACCCAGATCGATATCGAAATGTCCTTCACCGACGAAGCCCTGATTCAGGATCTGGCTGAAGGTATGGTCAAGACCCTGTTCAAGGAAACCATCGACGTGGAACTGCCTGCCGAGTTCCCCCGCATGAGCTTCGCGGACGCCATGAACTTTTACGGTGTGGACAAGCCAGACCTTCGTTTCGGGTTGAAGCACATCGATATCACCGATGTATTCAAGAATTCCGGTTTCAAGGTTTTCGCTTCTTCCGAACTGGTCAAGGTCATGCTCGTCCCCGGCGGCGCGGCCCTGTCCCGTAAGGAGATCGACCAGTATACCAAGTTCGTCGAGATTTACGGCTCTAAGGGACTTGCCTGGATCAAGGTCAAGGAAGACGGCGAATGGCAGTCGCCTATCGTCAAGTTCTTCTCTGAAGAAGAGATCGCCGAGCTGCGCAGCCGCACCAATTGTCAGCCAGGAGACATCCTGTTCTTCCAGGCCGGTCCTGCTGACATCGCCAACGCCGCGCTTGGCAACTTGCGTTGCGAGATCGCCAAGGACATGAATCTCATAGATGATTCCGTGTTCAAGCCGGTCTGGATCACCGATTTCCCGCTGCTTGAATATGATGCCGATGAAAAACGGTATGTTGCCCGTCACCACCCGTTTACTTCCGCACTGCCCGAGCAGATGGAGGTGCTGGAGAAAGATCCCGGCAACGCCATCGCCCGAGCCTATGACCTGGTCATGAACGGGTATGAAGTCGGCGGCGGTTCCATCCGTATTCATACTCCGGAGCAGCAGAAGCACATGTTTGCCGCACTCGGTATTAATGAAGAAGAAGCCCGAGAGAAGTTCGGTTTCCTCATGGATGCCCTCAAATTCGGCGCACCGCCCCACGGCGGTATCGCTTTCGGTCTGGATCGTCTCATCATGATCCTGACAGGCTCCAAGTCCATTCGTGACGTCATTGCCTTCCCCAAGACCCAGAAGGCTACCTGTCTCATGACCGAGGCCCCGTCCGAAGTACCCAGCAAGCAGCTTCGCGATCTGGGTATCCGTTTGCGGGAAAAGAAAAAAGAAGAGTAA
- the hisS gene encoding histidine--tRNA ligase, with protein sequence MAKVQKIKGFVDLFPEEAAKFSFMESQAREAFTRYGFGELRTPILEKTELFQKSIGEDTDVVGKEMFTFPDRKDRSLTMRPEATAGVVRAFIESKTHQPGKVSKYFTFGPMFRYERPQKGRQRQFHQINAEIFGAPEAQADAELILMLRSFLNSLGLTKLTIELNSLGCHECRPTYKQALVDYYLSKDKEQFCEDCQRRMETNPLRVLDCKVPACKDLVADAPNITDHLCGECETHFSDVKTILDGAGVAYELNPRLVRGLDYYVRTCFEVASYDIGSQTAVAGGGRYDGLIRNLGGPDCSATGFACGMERLALLLDQMELEKPDFYLAVVDNGAANEAMLFAQQLRDKGLKGETSFSGGSMKSRMRAANKTAAKVCLIMGGDELANKTITVKYMEEERDQETLDRAAYLASL encoded by the coding sequence ATGGCGAAAGTACAAAAAATCAAAGGATTCGTGGACCTTTTCCCGGAAGAGGCCGCCAAATTCTCATTTATGGAGTCTCAGGCTCGTGAAGCCTTCACACGGTATGGGTTCGGTGAATTGCGCACACCTATTCTGGAAAAGACCGAACTGTTCCAGAAATCCATCGGTGAGGATACTGATGTGGTGGGCAAGGAAATGTTCACTTTCCCTGATCGTAAAGATCGCTCTCTGACCATGCGGCCCGAGGCCACGGCGGGAGTTGTCCGGGCGTTTATCGAATCCAAAACGCATCAGCCCGGTAAGGTCTCAAAGTATTTCACTTTCGGCCCCATGTTTCGCTATGAGCGTCCGCAAAAAGGCCGTCAGCGTCAGTTCCACCAGATCAATGCCGAGATTTTTGGTGCCCCCGAGGCACAGGCCGATGCCGAGCTGATTCTCATGCTCCGCTCCTTTCTGAACAGCCTTGGATTGACCAAGTTGACTATTGAGCTGAATTCCCTCGGTTGCCATGAGTGCCGTCCTACGTATAAGCAGGCGTTGGTGGATTACTACCTGTCCAAGGACAAGGAACAGTTCTGCGAGGACTGCCAGCGTCGCATGGAAACCAATCCGTTGCGCGTGCTTGACTGCAAGGTTCCTGCCTGCAAGGACTTGGTGGCGGACGCCCCGAATATCACGGACCATCTATGTGGCGAATGTGAAACACATTTTTCCGATGTGAAGACAATTCTGGACGGCGCGGGTGTTGCCTATGAGCTGAACCCTCGACTGGTACGCGGCCTTGATTACTATGTGCGCACCTGTTTTGAGGTGGCATCGTATGACATCGGTTCCCAGACCGCTGTTGCCGGTGGTGGTCGGTATGACGGCCTGATCCGCAACCTTGGCGGCCCGGATTGTTCTGCCACGGGGTTTGCCTGTGGTATGGAACGACTGGCCCTTTTGCTGGATCAGATGGAGCTTGAGAAGCCCGATTTTTACCTCGCGGTGGTGGACAATGGTGCGGCCAATGAGGCCATGCTCTTTGCTCAGCAGCTTCGTGATAAGGGACTCAAGGGTGAAACAAGTTTTTCTGGCGGGTCCATGAAGTCCCGCATGCGTGCGGCCAACAAGACCGCCGCAAAAGTCTGCCTGATTATGGGTGGAGATGAGCTGGCGAACAAGACCATTACCGTCAAGTACATGGAAGAAGAGCGCGACCAGGAGACTCTGGATCGAGCCGCGTACCTAGCGAGTTTATAA
- the hemW gene encoding radical SAM family heme chaperone HemW, with protein MGKIYGEGVPVKPAFPDVDSRKKGINPNGKGLYLYIHVPFCRSRCSYCNFHSQAFNDTTFAWYYKLLLQEIALWGRRLKRPQLRTIYFGGGTPSLIPLNQLDQIMKTLDKHFVWSEGMEVTLEANPDSAQDVSYFRGLLSIGLNRLSLGMQSVNDRDLQIMGRPHSVGMTMQAYSSARRAGFGNVGLDLIWGLPGQRLKAWLDQLKVVAEMRPEHISSYNLTLESGTVMAKRCGESGNLVLPTDTEQGRMFIYGAEYLESMGYMHYEVSNFARMGFMSVHNSGYWSGSDYLGLGPSAVSTLGKRRFTTPRYMDEYDAYVRGDMVGNDFEELTEKDLLAEMIMLSLRTSRGLDLKDFRERIGYDLVKRHEQLISALHRENLVRINQGKLRLTKNGMLVSNVIIQRLAFGE; from the coding sequence ATGGGTAAAATCTACGGCGAAGGTGTCCCGGTTAAACCCGCATTCCCGGATGTCGACAGCAGGAAGAAGGGAATCAATCCCAATGGCAAGGGGCTCTATTTATATATCCACGTCCCGTTTTGCCGGAGTCGTTGTTCCTATTGCAATTTTCACTCTCAGGCTTTCAATGATACCACTTTTGCATGGTATTATAAGTTGTTGCTCCAGGAAATTGCACTGTGGGGCCGACGGCTGAAGCGACCACAGTTGCGGACTATCTATTTTGGCGGCGGTACCCCGAGTCTTATTCCACTGAATCAGCTTGATCAGATCATGAAGACTCTCGACAAGCATTTCGTGTGGAGTGAAGGCATGGAGGTGACACTGGAGGCCAACCCGGATTCGGCACAGGACGTCAGTTATTTCAGGGGACTGCTTTCCATTGGGCTCAATCGTCTTTCTCTGGGAATGCAGAGTGTCAACGACCGGGATCTCCAAATCATGGGCAGACCCCATTCCGTCGGTATGACTATGCAGGCTTATTCAAGCGCCCGGCGGGCAGGTTTTGGTAATGTCGGACTGGATCTCATCTGGGGGTTGCCCGGCCAGCGACTCAAGGCGTGGCTGGATCAATTGAAAGTAGTGGCTGAAATGCGGCCTGAACACATTTCTTCGTATAATCTGACTCTTGAGTCCGGCACGGTCATGGCCAAGCGGTGCGGTGAATCGGGTAACCTGGTCCTGCCTACGGATACAGAGCAGGGGCGTATGTTCATCTATGGCGCGGAATATCTCGAATCCATGGGATACATGCATTATGAAGTGTCGAATTTTGCGCGTATGGGGTTCATGTCCGTCCATAATTCCGGGTATTGGAGTGGTTCAGACTATCTCGGTCTTGGCCCGTCTGCTGTTTCTACCCTTGGTAAACGCCGGTTCACCACGCCTCGGTATATGGACGAGTATGATGCCTATGTCCGGGGCGATATGGTGGGGAATGATTTCGAAGAGCTGACCGAGAAGGACCTGCTTGCAGAAATGATTATGCTGTCCCTGCGAACCAGTCGGGGGCTGGATCTCAAGGATTTCAGAGAACGGATCGGATATGATCTGGTGAAACGGCACGAACAGCTGATCTCGGCTCTGCATCGGGAGAATCTGGTGCGAATCAATCAGGGGAAGCTCAGGCTGACCAAGAACGGTATGCTTGTGTCCAACGTCATCATTCAGCGACTTGCTTTCGGAGAATAA
- the sfsA gene encoding DNA/RNA nuclease SfsA, producing MASFIRRIKRFTVDAEALTGSDAGEVLKAHTNNTGAMLGLLRPGATALLSPAANPDRKLKYTLEGLDLAGTMVGVNTLTPNRMLYRAWETGAIPELDGYDHFRKEAKVGQSRLDAFLSGERGDLWVECKNVTMVEDCVACFPDAVTERGQKHLRELMALAETGARVALFFLIQRPDGDCFGPADVVDPVYAELFYEAMDKGVEAWPYVAHVDEYGITLGRRLSVVMP from the coding sequence ATGGCGTCCTTCATTCGCCGTATAAAAAGGTTCACCGTGGATGCTGAAGCGCTTACCGGATCGGATGCCGGGGAAGTGCTCAAGGCGCATACCAATAATACGGGGGCCATGCTCGGTCTGCTCCGGCCGGGGGCGACAGCGTTGCTCTCTCCGGCAGCCAATCCCGACAGGAAACTCAAATATACACTGGAGGGGCTGGACCTCGCCGGAACCATGGTCGGTGTGAATACGCTCACTCCCAACAGGATGCTCTATCGGGCCTGGGAAACCGGAGCCATACCTGAATTGGATGGATACGATCACTTCAGGAAGGAAGCCAAAGTGGGTCAGAGTCGTCTTGATGCTTTTCTGTCAGGTGAACGCGGAGACCTCTGGGTGGAGTGCAAAAACGTCACCATGGTCGAGGATTGTGTCGCCTGTTTTCCTGATGCGGTTACCGAGCGGGGCCAGAAGCACCTGCGGGAACTGATGGCGTTGGCCGAGACCGGGGCGCGGGTCGCTCTTTTCTTCCTGATTCAGCGGCCTGACGGCGACTGCTTCGGACCGGCGGATGTCGTCGACCCGGTGTATGCGGAATTGTTTTACGAGGCGATGGACAAAGGCGTCGAAGCATGGCCGTACGTGGCGCATGTGGATGAGTACGGCATTACTTTGGGGCGTCGACTTTCCGTGGTAATGCCATGA
- a CDS encoding DMT family transporter, translating into MIGLLIGAIIISFSPVMVVLAGLPPEVAAFYRLFGGGLGLLVVLAKQGKLKLFTPHVLKWGLFGGVFFAGDFTFWHRSIGYVGPGLSTMLGSFQIIPLALVSALFFKERLSPKLIIGIPLALIGLYLMVGVQWGTFTADYQIGVIFGLLAACFYALYLLSLKYALARDRADTMVMAAAVAIITGLLQGGSALAQGESFGIPSLESLVAIVTLALVCHAVGWLLITQGIRTERGALVGLVLLLQPMLSFVWDLLFFDKPVVVVELVGVGVALLGIYIGSLKSCKEQSSKLLS; encoded by the coding sequence ATGATTGGGCTTTTGATCGGCGCGATCATTATCAGTTTTTCTCCCGTCATGGTGGTGCTGGCTGGGCTGCCTCCGGAAGTGGCTGCATTTTATAGGCTGTTTGGCGGTGGACTCGGCTTGCTTGTAGTACTTGCCAAACAGGGCAAGTTGAAGCTTTTTACCCCGCATGTCTTGAAATGGGGCCTTTTCGGCGGAGTGTTCTTTGCCGGAGATTTTACCTTCTGGCATAGATCCATCGGTTATGTGGGGCCGGGACTGTCCACCATGCTCGGCTCTTTTCAGATTATTCCCCTGGCATTGGTGTCCGCGCTGTTTTTCAAGGAACGACTATCCCCCAAGCTGATTATCGGTATCCCTTTGGCCCTGATCGGCCTGTATCTGATGGTGGGCGTCCAGTGGGGAACATTCACTGCGGATTATCAGATTGGTGTGATCTTCGGTCTGCTCGCCGCCTGTTTTTATGCCCTGTACCTGCTCAGCCTGAAATATGCTCTTGCCAGAGACAGGGCGGATACAATGGTCATGGCTGCTGCCGTGGCCATTATTACCGGATTGCTGCAAGGTGGGTCGGCTTTGGCGCAGGGGGAGTCCTTTGGTATCCCCTCGCTTGAATCGCTGGTTGCCATTGTTACCCTTGCACTTGTCTGCCATGCCGTGGGATGGCTTCTTATCACGCAGGGCATTCGCACGGAACGGGGAGCCCTGGTCGGGTTGGTTCTGCTTCTTCAACCGATGCTGTCCTTTGTCTGGGATCTTCTGTTTTTCGACAAGCCAGTGGTTGTTGTGGAACTTGTCGGCGTGGGAGTCGCTCTGCTCGGTATCTACATAGGTTCACTGAAGAGCTGCAAAGAACAATCTTCGAAGTTGTTGAGCTAG
- a CDS encoding DUF116 domain-containing protein has translation MSQFRSTRKARKRLFIGLISCACLLVCLFLAALWVVPYVGLENIHPAAKWVLGGVLTGLIGVVCVAYWGLFLNIVTKKPLPGAKRFRGLTIKLFLPLMVLLGRLFGIDKESIRLSFITVNNELVLAEAGRYAPDRILLLMPHCLQNSRCDKRLTYDINNCERCGKCPIAGLLGLHDKYGVNLAVATGGTIARRIVVQLRPRMIIAVACHRDLSSGIQDTYPLPVYGVLNQRPNGPCLDTLVALDEVEHMLQRFIDVDQLTGKIVGSGKTISTGQAAKSS, from the coding sequence ATGAGTCAGTTCCGGTCCACACGCAAGGCGCGTAAGCGTCTCTTTATCGGCCTGATAAGCTGCGCCTGTCTGTTGGTCTGTCTTTTTCTTGCGGCCTTGTGGGTGGTTCCGTATGTGGGGCTTGAAAATATCCACCCCGCTGCCAAATGGGTGCTGGGCGGGGTGCTCACCGGGCTGATCGGTGTGGTCTGTGTCGCCTATTGGGGCCTGTTCCTGAATATCGTCACCAAGAAGCCACTCCCGGGAGCCAAGCGGTTTCGCGGCCTGACAATCAAGCTTTTTCTGCCGCTCATGGTCCTTCTTGGTCGCTTGTTCGGGATTGACAAGGAATCGATCCGGTTGTCGTTTATTACAGTGAACAACGAACTGGTGCTGGCCGAAGCGGGCCGGTATGCCCCTGACAGGATTCTTTTGCTCATGCCGCACTGTCTGCAAAACTCCCGGTGCGACAAACGGCTGACCTACGACATCAACAATTGCGAGCGGTGCGGTAAATGCCCAATCGCCGGACTGCTCGGTCTGCATGACAAATACGGTGTGAATCTGGCCGTTGCCACAGGCGGGACCATTGCCCGTCGCATCGTGGTGCAACTCAGACCCCGAATGATAATTGCCGTGGCCTGCCATCGAGATCTTTCGAGTGGTATTCAGGACACCTATCCGTTGCCCGTGTATGGAGTGCTTAACCAGCGGCCTAACGGACCGTGTCTGGATACCCTTGTGGCTTTGGACGAGGTGGAGCATATGCTCCAGCGGTTTATTGATGTTGACCAGCTTACAGGCAAGATCGTCGGAAGCGGAAAGACCATCTCGACCGGGCAGGCAGCCAAGTCTTCATGA
- the def gene encoding peptide deformylase produces the protein MKLEICTWPDEVLAAQAKILEEVTPELKELIENMIETMYESDGVGLAAPQVGESIRLICVDQTGPKVRGDLRVLINPEIVECDGEVDSEEGCLSCPELSVKVKRSEHVVCKALDQDGKEVVINTAGFLAIILQHEIDHLDGVTLADRAGRLKKAMYRKKALKWKS, from the coding sequence ATGAAATTAGAAATATGTACGTGGCCTGATGAAGTTTTGGCGGCTCAAGCCAAAATCCTTGAAGAGGTCACTCCCGAGTTGAAAGAACTCATCGAAAATATGATCGAAACCATGTACGAATCTGACGGTGTGGGTCTTGCGGCTCCACAGGTTGGCGAGTCCATTCGGCTCATCTGCGTGGATCAGACCGGTCCTAAGGTGCGTGGTGATCTGCGTGTGCTCATCAATCCGGAGATCGTGGAATGTGACGGCGAAGTGGACTCCGAAGAAGGGTGCTTGAGCTGTCCCGAGTTGTCTGTCAAAGTCAAGCGGTCTGAGCATGTCGTGTGCAAGGCTCTGGACCAGGACGGCAAGGAAGTGGTCATTAATACCGCAGGATTCCTGGCCATTATATTGCAGCATGAAATCGATCACCTCGACGGCGTGACCCTGGCTGATCGCGCCGGTCGTTTGAAGAAAGCCATGTATAGAAAGAAGGCCCTCAAGTGGAAGAGTTAA
- a CDS encoding acyl-CoA thioesterase: MEPKSAAESQVVMTHLVLPQDANPAGNLHGGVILKHIDTAGGVVAKRHSRTNTVTVSIDRMAFKQPAYMGELLTFKASLNYVGRSSMEIGIRVEAENLATGEVRHTNSAYLTYVALGKDGKPTPVPPLKLENETTRRRHKEAELRRELRKKELELEAGQKVCFKKK, from the coding sequence ATGGAACCGAAATCCGCCGCAGAATCCCAAGTAGTCATGACCCATCTGGTCCTGCCGCAAGACGCCAATCCAGCAGGAAATCTACACGGTGGAGTCATCCTTAAACATATTGATACCGCTGGCGGCGTGGTCGCCAAGCGGCACTCGCGCACCAATACCGTCACGGTATCCATCGACCGCATGGCCTTCAAGCAACCCGCGTACATGGGTGAGCTGCTGACCTTCAAGGCGAGCCTCAACTATGTTGGCAGGTCCAGTATGGAGATCGGTATTCGCGTGGAAGCGGAGAACCTCGCCACCGGGGAAGTACGCCATACCAACTCCGCCTACCTGACTTACGTGGCCCTCGGTAAGGACGGCAAACCAACGCCTGTCCCGCCGCTCAAGCTTGAAAACGAGACAACTAGGCGACGCCACAAGGAAGCCGAGCTCCGACGCGAACTCCGCAAAAAAGAATTGGAACTGGAAGCAGGCCAAAAAGTCTGCTTCAAAAAGAAGTAA
- the fmt gene encoding methionyl-tRNA formyltransferase encodes MGTPDFAAEALSILLAFDAAEVVGVYTQPDRPCGRGRQCKPSAVKTVALENDIPVFQPENFKEQKAVDELAALKPDVLVVAAYGLILPQVVLDIPTILPLNIHASLLPQWRGAAPIQRAIENGDVVTGISIMKMEAGLDTGPVMVQRALRIGHNDHAGTIHDELAKLGGICICEAMARLQTGAYDLKEQDNEHATYAKKLEKKEGEIDWNRPVAVIHNQIRAMYPWPGAFFDWNNSDGKAIRLNVAPGEASEESAPNVEPGTILGEMDGKLAIVAADKIYLTPEVKPQGKKAMDATAFTCGYMKECK; translated from the coding sequence ATGGGTACACCGGATTTTGCGGCTGAAGCCCTGAGCATTCTGCTTGCCTTTGACGCCGCCGAGGTTGTCGGTGTGTATACCCAGCCCGATCGTCCGTGTGGTCGTGGCAGGCAGTGCAAGCCCTCCGCGGTGAAGACCGTGGCGCTGGAAAACGATATTCCCGTGTTTCAGCCTGAAAATTTCAAGGAACAGAAGGCTGTCGACGAACTGGCAGCACTCAAGCCGGATGTGTTGGTGGTGGCCGCCTATGGGCTGATTCTGCCTCAGGTCGTGCTTGATATTCCGACTATTCTTCCGCTCAACATCCATGCCTCTCTTTTGCCTCAATGGCGTGGCGCAGCCCCGATTCAGCGGGCCATTGAGAACGGTGATGTGGTGACCGGCATTTCCATCATGAAGATGGAAGCCGGATTGGACACCGGCCCGGTCATGGTGCAGCGCGCCCTGCGCATAGGTCATAACGACCACGCCGGGACTATCCACGATGAGCTGGCCAAGCTCGGCGGTATCTGTATCTGCGAAGCCATGGCTCGGTTGCAGACCGGAGCCTATGATCTCAAGGAACAGGATAACGAGCACGCCACCTATGCCAAGAAGCTGGAGAAGAAGGAAGGCGAAATTGATTGGAACCGTCCGGTCGCGGTCATCCACAACCAGATTCGCGCCATGTATCCGTGGCCCGGCGCTTTTTTTGATTGGAACAATTCGGACGGTAAAGCCATTCGACTGAATGTTGCACCGGGCGAAGCGTCCGAGGAGTCCGCCCCCAATGTGGAGCCGGGAACCATCCTTGGCGAAATGGACGGTAAGCTCGCGATTGTGGCAGCGGATAAAATTTATCTGACCCCGGAAGTGAAGCCTCAGGGCAAGAAAGCCATGGACGCCACAGCCTTTACCTGTGGATATATGAAGGAATGCAAATAG